In the Pseudodesulfovibrio alkaliphilus genome, one interval contains:
- a CDS encoding PAS domain-containing sensor histidine kinase: MRSISTGTGKTAMNLHNYYDTVMQLSHGIVVTFDLGGRIIHGNSELEKLTGYSIKELAGKDWFKTFIPQDRHEKAVRTVADSVRSQTISTTSGAIRTRNGDTVYIDWHIKSLVDSAGEPISVLCVGQDVTDHMLRQEGLLYERSTLMERNKELSCLYHISLLMVEMTEELPVILSKIVNLLPSGFQRPRKTHISLTVDDIHLQSQGYRDTDNRLTEPIVVNKERRGMLVVSLEGHGRRARSAEFIEDENDLLATVAQQIALIVAKKEERRARQQLEQQLRQADRLAKIGQFSAGLAHEINEPLANILGFAQLALQTPGLPGQVETDLRNIVDSSLHAREIIRKVMLFSRQMPPQLVMTDLNATIVQALRITETGARRNRVAVVCDLDPTLPRIMADPQHITQVVVNLAANAIQAMDNGGTLTVRTINHGGDAYIVIQDTGPGIQPEELKQIFTPFYTTKDVDKGTGLGLSVVHGIVKAHRGFIQVDSTPGQGSRFEVAFPCSQTNGAE, encoded by the coding sequence ATGCGCAGTATCTCCACAGGAACGGGAAAGACCGCCATGAATCTGCACAACTACTACGACACCGTCATGCAACTCAGCCACGGCATCGTGGTGACCTTTGACCTCGGCGGCCGAATCATCCACGGCAACTCCGAACTGGAGAAGCTGACCGGATATTCCATCAAGGAACTGGCGGGAAAGGACTGGTTCAAGACCTTCATCCCCCAGGATCGGCATGAAAAAGCCGTCCGCACGGTGGCCGACTCGGTACGCAGCCAGACCATTTCCACCACATCGGGCGCCATCAGGACCAGAAACGGCGACACGGTGTACATCGACTGGCACATCAAATCCCTGGTCGATTCGGCCGGAGAGCCCATCAGCGTCCTGTGCGTGGGGCAGGACGTGACCGACCACATGCTCCGCCAGGAGGGACTGCTCTATGAACGATCAACCCTCATGGAGCGCAACAAGGAGTTGAGCTGCCTTTACCACATCAGTCTGCTCATGGTCGAAATGACCGAGGAACTCCCGGTCATCCTGTCCAAAATCGTCAATCTGCTCCCTTCGGGTTTCCAGCGGCCGAGAAAGACGCACATCTCCCTGACCGTGGACGATATCCATCTGCAAAGCCAAGGCTACCGCGATACGGACAACCGCCTGACCGAACCGATCGTGGTCAACAAGGAGCGGCGCGGCATGCTGGTGGTCTCCCTCGAAGGCCACGGCAGACGGGCCAGGAGCGCGGAGTTCATCGAGGATGAAAACGACCTTCTGGCCACTGTGGCGCAGCAGATCGCCCTCATCGTGGCCAAGAAGGAGGAGCGTCGGGCCAGGCAGCAGCTCGAGCAACAGCTCAGACAGGCCGACAGGCTGGCCAAGATCGGCCAGTTTTCCGCCGGACTGGCCCACGAAATCAACGAACCCCTGGCCAACATTCTCGGCTTCGCCCAGCTGGCCCTCCAGACACCGGGGCTGCCCGGACAGGTGGAAACCGACCTGCGCAATATCGTGGACTCGTCACTGCACGCTCGAGAGATCATCCGCAAGGTCATGCTTTTCAGCCGCCAGATGCCGCCCCAGCTGGTGATGACCGACCTCAACGCCACCATCGTCCAGGCCCTGCGCATCACCGAGACCGGAGCCAGGCGCAACAGGGTCGCCGTGGTCTGCGACCTGGACCCGACTCTGCCCCGGATCATGGCCGATCCGCAGCATATCACCCAGGTGGTGGTCAACCTCGCGGCCAACGCCATCCAGGCCATGGACAACGGCGGCACACTCACGGTCAGAACCATCAACCACGGCGGCGACGCCTACATCGTCATTCAGGACACCGGCCCGGGCATTCAACCCGAGGAACTCAAGCAGATATTCACGCCCTTCTACACCACCAAGGACGTGGACAAGGGGACCGGCCTCGGCCTTTCGGTGGTGCATGGCATCGTCAAGGCGCACCGGGGTTTCATCCAAGTGGACAGCACCCCCGGCCAGGGCTCGCGTTTCGAGGTGGCCTTCCCATGCAGTCAAACCAATGGAGCCGAGTAG
- a CDS encoding sulfite exporter TauE/SafE family protein has translation MRFFNQWGKFMMAGAGALAQWEIDNARHIMGSKKLRILLGLMLIPIIIGGIAFANDIGPVLPEILGGKKAYSPAFYSLTIFLVSIGIGMGAGLITGCIGAGGGFIIAPALMSAGIKGILAVGTDLFHIFAKAIMGSVIHRKLGNVSVPLAVVFLIGAILGASAGGLINRVLYDINPILSDAFITSVYSLMLGFLGFYALIDFLRSRKAGDTGGAHGGKSEGAELGGMAKSLQAVKFPPMVSFDQDLTPGGRSISWVFLVLSGALVGLAAGIMGVGGGFLTFPIFVYVLGVSSMTTVGTDIFQIVFTAGFASISQYAIYGFIFYTLAMGMLLGSLLGIQIGALVTKVVPGITIRGFYAMAVLSGFVNRIFALPGKLGEMDILPISPALGSVLNDIGIWAFFVVIGGFSVWVIGTFLKNIPNLKRKEAH, from the coding sequence ATGCGATTCTTCAACCAATGGGGCAAATTCATGATGGCGGGAGCAGGCGCTCTCGCCCAGTGGGAAATCGACAACGCCCGACACATCATGGGCAGCAAAAAGCTCAGGATACTCCTCGGGCTCATGCTCATTCCGATCATCATCGGCGGTATCGCCTTTGCCAATGACATCGGCCCGGTCCTGCCGGAGATTCTGGGCGGCAAAAAGGCATACAGCCCGGCCTTCTACAGCCTGACCATCTTCCTGGTCTCCATCGGCATCGGCATGGGCGCCGGGCTCATCACCGGCTGCATCGGCGCGGGCGGCGGCTTCATCATCGCCCCGGCCCTCATGAGCGCGGGCATCAAGGGCATCCTGGCGGTCGGCACCGACCTGTTCCACATCTTCGCCAAGGCGATCATGGGCAGCGTCATCCACCGCAAGCTGGGCAACGTCTCGGTGCCTCTGGCCGTGGTCTTCCTCATCGGCGCCATCCTCGGCGCCTCGGCGGGCGGCCTGATCAACCGCGTGCTTTACGACATCAACCCGATCTTAAGCGACGCCTTCATCACCTCGGTCTACTCCCTGATGCTCGGCTTCCTCGGCTTCTACGCCCTGATCGACTTCCTGCGCAGCCGCAAGGCCGGCGACACAGGCGGCGCCCACGGCGGCAAGAGCGAGGGCGCGGAGCTGGGCGGCATGGCCAAAAGTCTCCAGGCCGTCAAATTCCCCCCCATGGTTTCCTTTGACCAGGATCTGACCCCCGGCGGCAGGTCCATCTCCTGGGTCTTCCTGGTCCTGTCCGGCGCCCTGGTCGGCCTGGCCGCGGGTATCATGGGCGTTGGCGGCGGCTTCCTGACCTTCCCCATCTTCGTCTACGTGCTGGGCGTGTCGTCCATGACCACCGTGGGCACCGACATCTTCCAGATCGTCTTCACCGCCGGTTTCGCGTCCATCAGCCAGTACGCCATCTACGGCTTCATCTTCTACACCCTGGCCATGGGCATGCTGCTCGGCTCGCTGCTGGGCATCCAGATCGGCGCACTGGTGACCAAGGTGGTGCCCGGCATCACCATCCGCGGCTTTTACGCCATGGCGGTGCTCTCCGGCTTCGTCAACCGCATCTTCGCCCTGCCGGGCAAGCTCGGTGAGATGGATATCCTTCCCATATCGCCCGCCCTGGGTTCCGTTCTCAACGACATCGGCATCTGGGCCTTCTTCGTCGTCATCGGCGGCTTCTCGGTCTGGGTCATCGGAACCTTCCTGAAAAACATCCCGAATCTCAAGCGTAAGGAGGCACACTAA
- a CDS encoding response regulator, whose amino-acid sequence MTAITVLIVDDEVGFASALAKRLNKRGIYTRLAASGREALSVLAEEEVDVTLLDVMMPGMDGIKTLGEIKRLHPNTQVLMVTAHSNSDMVISCLAMGAFDYVMKPGSSDELVGKIREAAQQRQRNLAQDSGPAEKTG is encoded by the coding sequence ATGACCGCGATCACGGTGCTCATCGTCGATGACGAGGTCGGCTTCGCCTCCGCCCTGGCAAAACGACTCAACAAGCGGGGCATCTACACGCGCCTCGCGGCAAGCGGGCGCGAAGCGCTCTCCGTACTGGCTGAGGAAGAGGTGGATGTCACCCTCCTTGATGTCATGATGCCCGGCATGGACGGCATCAAGACCCTCGGGGAGATCAAACGGCTGCACCCGAACACCCAGGTGCTCATGGTCACGGCTCACTCGAATTCGGACATGGTCATATCCTGCCTCGCCATGGGGGCCTTTGACTACGTCATGAAGCCGGGAAGCTCTGACGAGCTGGTGGGAAAGATCAGGGAAGCGGCCCAACAAAGACAGCGGAATTTGGCGCAGGACAGCGGCCCGGCAGAAAAAACGGGCTGA
- a CDS encoding response regulator: MQDGSTPIRLLIVDDERGFTEVLSKRMTRRGLRVDTAASGEEAVRMLRAQDYDAIIIDLKLEGMDGVEILKVFKLLDPGLPILMLTGHGSETAVKASMRLGAADYLSKPMDFEALVAKVLKMARQGGDNA; encoded by the coding sequence ATGCAGGACGGCTCGACACCCATCAGGCTGCTCATCGTGGACGACGAGCGGGGCTTCACGGAGGTGCTGTCCAAGCGGATGACCAGACGGGGTCTTCGCGTGGACACCGCCGCCAGCGGGGAAGAGGCCGTACGCATGCTGCGGGCACAGGATTATGACGCGATCATCATCGACCTCAAGCTTGAGGGCATGGACGGCGTCGAAATCCTGAAGGTATTCAAACTGCTTGATCCGGGACTGCCCATTCTCATGCTCACCGGCCACGGGAGCGAAACGGCGGTCAAGGCAAGCATGCGCCTCGGGGCGGCGGACTATCTGTCCAAGCCGATGGACTTCGAGGCGCTGGTGGCAAAGGTCTTGAAGATGGCCAGACAGGGAGGCGACAACGCATGA
- a CDS encoding response regulator: protein MSDASLLIVDDEPGFVETMRKRLAKRNMTAHTAQSGDEALRRLREFPEIEVIVLDVKMPGKDGLAVLQEIKQAFPLVEVIMLTGHATVPSALEGIQLGAYDYLMKPCSFDVLTEKINEAAALKRRRETEAVGTGGDTA, encoded by the coding sequence ATGAGCGATGCGTCCCTGCTCATAGTGGACGACGAACCCGGCTTTGTCGAAACCATGCGAAAACGTCTGGCCAAGCGGAACATGACGGCCCACACGGCACAAAGCGGCGACGAGGCCCTGCGACGCCTCAGGGAGTTTCCTGAGATCGAGGTCATCGTGCTGGATGTCAAGATGCCGGGCAAGGACGGGCTGGCCGTACTCCAGGAGATCAAACAGGCGTTTCCCCTGGTGGAGGTAATCATGCTCACCGGCCACGCCACGGTGCCCTCGGCCCTGGAGGGCATCCAGCTTGGCGCATACGACTACCTGATGAAGCCATGCAGTTTCGACGTACTCACCGAGAAGATCAACGAAGCCGCGGCGCTCAAGCGCAGGCGGGAAACAGAGGCCGTCGGCACCGGCGGCGACACGGCGTAG
- a CDS encoding sensor histidine kinase, protein MDVQPYNKLSRNLALGVIAASLIPLVMVGALVFVQFSAIYTEKVYAHLGMVVDKHRESIDAFLSGKQYEVLYLDKAFTYEQLTNPAFLERTLKDIQQQYGRVFVDLGVIDASGRQIAYAGPFDQLGADYSSESWYVNSRDRKIAISDVFLGLHRAPHLIVTVNNADNLRTWTLKATIDFLAFGNQVENLRVGDTGHAYIVNASGQHQTRAPSAEAQELTMVSSRTVQRPHTSPGVLIERSQGSDGEEYIVVSAALTGVDWRLVFQQEVSDALSELVTAERMALLILVTGALAILGMSLFMFRRLVTRFRLIDLRTEMMNRQMIEAGKLASIGELAAGIAHEINNPVAIMIEEAGWVGDLLEDEGREMSCREEVERALAQIRTQGVRCKDITHKLLSFARQTDTRVTMVSLPELVTEVVNLSMQPARYARIEFSLNIDPHMPPIMASPTELQQVFLNLINNSIQAMEQDGGTLIISCHASAGEAFITVADTGPGIPEANLSRIFDPFFTTKPVGRGSGLGLSICYGIIHQMGGTIEAESTVGHGTSFNIRLPLQRPDTFQGGDS, encoded by the coding sequence ATGGACGTACAGCCCTATAACAAGCTTTCCCGCAATCTGGCGCTGGGCGTCATCGCGGCTTCACTCATTCCCCTCGTCATGGTGGGGGCTCTCGTCTTCGTCCAGTTCTCCGCCATATATACGGAAAAAGTCTACGCCCACCTCGGCATGGTGGTGGACAAGCACAGGGAGTCCATCGACGCCTTCCTCTCCGGAAAGCAATACGAAGTGCTCTATCTTGATAAGGCGTTCACTTACGAACAATTGACCAACCCCGCCTTTCTGGAGCGGACCCTCAAGGACATCCAGCAACAATACGGCCGCGTCTTCGTGGACCTCGGCGTCATAGACGCATCCGGCCGCCAGATCGCCTATGCCGGCCCCTTTGACCAGTTGGGCGCGGATTATTCCAGCGAGTCGTGGTACGTCAACTCCCGGGACCGCAAGATTGCCATCAGCGACGTATTCCTCGGTCTGCACCGCGCCCCCCATCTCATCGTCACGGTCAACAACGCCGACAACCTGCGCACCTGGACTCTCAAGGCCACCATCGACTTCCTCGCCTTCGGAAACCAGGTGGAAAACCTCCGGGTCGGCGACACGGGTCACGCCTACATCGTCAACGCCAGCGGCCAGCACCAGACCCGCGCCCCCTCTGCGGAGGCCCAGGAACTGACCATGGTTTCGTCCAGGACGGTCCAGCGGCCCCACACCTCTCCCGGCGTACTTATCGAACGCTCCCAGGGTAGCGACGGAGAAGAGTACATCGTGGTTTCCGCTGCCCTGACCGGGGTGGACTGGAGACTTGTCTTCCAGCAGGAGGTCTCGGACGCCCTCTCGGAACTCGTCACTGCCGAACGCATGGCCCTGTTGATCCTGGTGACGGGAGCGCTGGCCATTCTGGGCATGAGCCTTTTCATGTTCCGCAGGCTTGTGACCCGGTTCCGGCTCATCGACCTGCGCACGGAGATGATGAACAGGCAGATGATCGAGGCGGGCAAGCTGGCTTCCATAGGCGAACTGGCCGCAGGAATCGCCCACGAGATCAACAACCCGGTGGCCATCATGATCGAGGAGGCGGGCTGGGTCGGCGATCTGCTTGAGGACGAGGGACGCGAGATGTCCTGCCGGGAGGAAGTGGAGCGCGCCTTAGCCCAAATCAGAACCCAGGGCGTACGCTGCAAGGACATCACCCACAAGCTCTTAAGCTTCGCCCGGCAGACAGACACGCGTGTGACCATGGTGTCGCTCCCGGAGCTGGTGACCGAGGTGGTCAACCTCTCCATGCAGCCCGCCCGATACGCCCGCATCGAATTCTCGCTGAACATAGACCCCCACATGCCTCCCATCATGGCCTCGCCCACCGAACTCCAGCAGGTCTTTCTCAACCTCATCAACAACTCGATCCAGGCCATGGAGCAGGACGGAGGCACCTTGATCATCTCCTGCCACGCATCGGCGGGCGAGGCGTTCATCACCGTGGCCGACACCGGCCCGGGCATTCCCGAAGCCAACCTGAGCAGAATCTTCGATCCCTTCTTCACCACCAAACCCGTGGGCAGAGGCAGCGGCTTGGGTTTGTCCATCTGCTACGGCATCATCCACCAAATGGGTGGGACCATCGAGGCGGAGAGCACCGTGGGCCACGGCACCAGCTTCAACATCCGGCTGCCTTTGCAGCGGCCCGACACCTTCCAGGGAGGAGATTCATGA
- a CDS encoding response regulator, which yields MSEAIRVLLVDDEGGFISALSKRLGRRGMSATAVSDGEEALAALDREPVDVMVLDVKMPGMSGMQVLNLVKARHPEVEVILLTGYADMDCALQAMSAGAFDFLVKPVDFELLGCRIMAAARGKSLRTECSVPGADAPGE from the coding sequence GTGAGCGAAGCGATACGGGTATTGCTTGTGGACGACGAGGGCGGGTTCATCTCGGCCCTGTCCAAGCGCCTTGGGCGGCGGGGCATGAGCGCCACTGCCGTGTCTGATGGCGAGGAGGCTCTTGCCGCACTTGACCGGGAGCCTGTGGATGTCATGGTGCTTGATGTGAAAATGCCCGGAATGAGCGGGATGCAGGTTCTCAATCTGGTCAAGGCCCGCCATCCCGAGGTCGAGGTCATTTTGCTCACCGGGTATGCGGATATGGATTGTGCCTTGCAGGCCATGTCGGCCGGGGCTTTTGACTTCCTGGTCAAGCCGGTGGATTTTGAACTGCTCGGGTGCCGGATCATGGCGGCTGCCCGGGGCAAGTCCCTGCGCACGGAGTGTTCCGTGCCCGGTGCGGACGCGCCGGGCGAGTAA